The Opitutales bacterium ASA1 genome window below encodes:
- a CDS encoding F0F1 ATP synthase subunit epsilon, with protein MPLVLEIVTPEARVFSDTVDSVVVPTVNGELGILPGHIPLLSQVADGELRIQRGASIEELIVGAGFVQVQGDKVSILAENAIEEAKIDPAAAEKAMQRAQDALRNTDGLDPTEVERLEGVVRFAVAQLASRKRR; from the coding sequence ATGCCACTCGTCCTTGAAATCGTCACTCCCGAGGCTCGGGTCTTTTCCGACACGGTGGATTCGGTCGTCGTCCCGACGGTGAACGGGGAGTTGGGCATCTTGCCCGGGCACATTCCGCTTCTGTCCCAAGTCGCGGACGGCGAACTGCGTATCCAGCGTGGCGCCAGCATCGAGGAGCTGATCGTCGGAGCAGGCTTCGTGCAGGTGCAGGGCGACAAGGTCTCGATCCTCGCGGAGAACGCGATCGAGGAAGCGAAGATCGATCCGGCCGCGGCGGAGAAGGCGATGCAGCGGGCGCAAGACGCACTCCGCAACACGGACGGCTTGGATCCGACGGAAGTGGAGAGACTCGAGGGAGTGGTGCGCTTCGCGGTCGCTCAACTCGCCTCGCGCAAACGGCGCTGA